In the Flavobacterium sp. J372 genome, one interval contains:
- a CDS encoding OmpA family protein, whose amino-acid sequence MKNIYISLGMLLSVMAVSAQNKDTEQADKLYERLEYVEAADAYLKLAEKSEDPYVYRRLADSYYNVFNSKEAVKWYPKAIAGNADAELNYNYAQMLKAEGRYDEANKQMQQFAAKAPNDQRAIIFKRDPDYLPKLRNQEKLFDEKLMDINDPKYSSFGGVLTNDNTLYFTSARNTARKTYGWNEQPYLDIYTATYNANGTFSAPTPVAEVNSKWHDGPVAVTADGNTMYFSSESFKEKKFERDRENNLKKGQVYLYRSVKENGKWGKPVALPFNDKRYSTGNPSISADGKTLYFVSDREGSIGGADIWKVAVMEGNTYGEPQNLGTKVNTEGAENFPFIADDGKLYFTSDGRKGFGAMDIFVIDLAKGGDAMNVGMPVNSPKDDFAFSINQKKGLGFFASNRSGVDQLYTATPVCGVEAIVMVRDAKTGAPLASAKVAILDEKNNVIETRTTGADGKVTYAIDCDRAYTVQASVEGYENNTFPIAKTKGGTVNIDASLNEIAKIVTETEVVLNDVYFEFDKSNITKEGAFELDKLVEALKANPNMVIMVKGHTDSRGSDQYNMNLSNRRAKSAVQYVISRGINKARISGQGYGESQPKVPCGDNCTEEQHAQNRRSEFLIVKK is encoded by the coding sequence ATGAAAAATATCTATATAAGCCTTGGGATGCTGCTATCGGTGATGGCAGTAAGCGCCCAGAACAAGGATACCGAACAAGCTGACAAGCTATATGAGAGGCTGGAATATGTAGAGGCTGCAGACGCCTACCTGAAGCTAGCCGAAAAGAGCGAAGACCCGTATGTATACAGAAGGCTTGCCGACAGCTACTACAACGTATTCAACTCAAAAGAAGCCGTAAAATGGTACCCTAAAGCCATAGCCGGCAATGCAGATGCAGAGCTTAACTACAACTATGCGCAGATGCTTAAGGCAGAGGGCAGGTATGACGAGGCCAACAAGCAGATGCAGCAGTTTGCGGCCAAAGCCCCGAATGACCAGCGTGCCATCATCTTCAAGCGTGACCCTGACTACCTTCCGAAGCTAAGGAACCAGGAGAAGCTATTTGATGAGAAGCTTATGGACATCAATGATCCGAAATACAGCTCATTCGGCGGGGTATTGACCAATGACAACACATTGTACTTCACCAGCGCACGCAACACCGCCCGCAAAACCTACGGGTGGAACGAGCAGCCGTACCTTGACATCTATACAGCCACCTACAATGCCAACGGCACCTTCTCAGCCCCGACCCCTGTGGCCGAGGTGAACAGCAAGTGGCATGACGGCCCTGTGGCCGTAACGGCTGACGGCAACACCATGTACTTCTCAAGCGAAAGCTTCAAGGAAAAGAAGTTTGAGAGAGACAGGGAAAACAACCTCAAGAAAGGCCAGGTATACCTGTACAGGTCAGTAAAAGAAAACGGCAAGTGGGGCAAGCCCGTAGCGCTTCCGTTCAATGACAAGAGGTACTCAACAGGCAACCCTTCGATAAGCGCAGACGGCAAGACGCTGTACTTCGTATCCGACCGTGAAGGCTCGATAGGCGGGGCAGACATCTGGAAGGTAGCCGTAATGGAAGGCAACACCTATGGCGAGCCGCAGAACCTTGGCACCAAGGTAAACACCGAAGGCGCAGAGAACTTCCCGTTCATAGCCGATGACGGCAAGCTGTACTTCACCTCAGACGGAAGAAAAGGTTTCGGCGCTATGGACATCTTCGTGATAGACCTTGCCAAAGGCGGCGATGCAATGAACGTAGGCATGCCGGTAAACTCGCCAAAAGACGACTTCGCCTTCTCGATCAACCAAAAGAAAGGCCTTGGCTTCTTTGCCAGCAACCGCAGCGGGGTAGACCAGCTCTATACAGCAACGCCGGTATGCGGAGTGGAAGCCATCGTGATGGTACGCGATGCCAAGACAGGCGCACCGCTTGCCTCGGCCAAAGTAGCGATACTTGATGAGAAGAACAACGTGATAGAGACACGCACCACAGGCGCAGACGGCAAGGTAACCTATGCCATAGACTGTGACAGGGCCTACACGGTACAGGCATCAGTTGAAGGGTATGAGAACAACACCTTCCCGATAGCCAAGACCAAAGGCGGCACGGTAAATATTGACGCCAGCCTGAACGAGATAGCCAAGATTGTGACCGAGACCGAAGTAGTGCTGAACGATGTATACTTTGAGTTTGACAAGAGCAACATCACCAAAGAAGGCGCCTTTGAGCTTGACAAGCTTGTAGAAGCGCTGAAAGCCAACCCGAACATGGTGATTATGGTAAAAGGCCACACCGACTCACGCGGCAGTGACCAGTACAACATGAACCTGTCAAACCGTAGGGCTAAGAGCGCAGTGCAGTACGTGATATCACGCGGCATCAACAAAGCCAGGATATCAGGCCAGGGATATGGCGAGAGCCAGCCTAAGGTACCATGCGGTGACAACTGTACCGAAGAGCAGCACGCACAGAACCGCCGCTCAGAGTTCCTTATCGTGAAGAAATAA
- a CDS encoding gliding motility-associated C-terminal domain-containing protein: MSGKLWCSHKGGGIPQGTGITTDNNTAYLADGLQEATPYEYWIRNNCNNGTFSAWAGPYLFSTTQVPAILNYSQDFETLPSGFSFISGTQPNKWVVGNATSNGGTNALYISNDNGVTNAYTETTTSIVHAYRDIQIPAVLGASNEISVAFDLKGIGDANDYLRVWLVPTNYTIPATGITALANQRIKLGPDYFNNTAWTNIEYTQNVQPFAGQIMRLVFEWRNNATVGNQPPAAIDNLNVRLILCAKPSNLQATNPTINSVNLTWNAPANGGAESYDYYYSTSPVPPTDATPENGNTANLFANPTDLVDASTYYVWVRSVCSGTNGKSLWFGPVMFMTPQIPATLNYSEGFEGTTSSFSFVNGNFVNKWAVGSATANGGTKSLYISNNNGTDNAYTTTTTTTTVFAYRDFTIPATLPHNEIDVSFDWKGAGESTFDYLRVWIVPVTFNPTAGTQITASAAQGRVQIGGNFNQNTNWTTVLNTLNVQQYLGTTRRIVFEWRNDATDGAQPPAAVDNINIKIVTCKKPTNLAAPLATITQTTAQLSWVDPNGATEWDIFISPVIGGTAPTEATPGIDVTGGLPTYPADGLTAGTQYNFWVRAVCGGTNGISQWAGPFQFSTKIANDECDQAITLTVNPDSLCGVTTLGTINGATASPQPNSCTGTADDDDAWFQFTATHDEHYIALLDTNGPNGTRLSTDDLIFAVYSGDCTTGLTQVSCSPDNNRIIPNLIPGQTYKVRIYSAGTTPRNWSFRICVGVVFNCEDNSSTFCAGPDSPPFQFLGSVGVPNLGTRNCLSTTPNPTFFTVKVLTPGPLQFTVSQTLIGGGGIDVDFIAYGPFTGPTAGCAAGLIPANVKDCSYSTAAVEQIDIPNALPGQWYTIMVTNFNGGRSTVNFTQNTNPGFAQSDCNAICTVDLGPDEILCGIPSKVLTATVIDADGYKWFLGTEEIIGATSSTYTATQTGIYKVIVDKPECLSVITDEISLTFGPAVNLPTQITASVCGAGGTASVLLPTFNNTVLGSLDPSQYVVEYYLTQAAANAGTAPLDPAIAVTLTGQSLFVRVESAIAATCFDTSELVVNIVTAPAATISYTGSPYCSNEATGTVTQTGNVGGVYSSTTGLSINASTGAIDIAASTPGTYTVTYTIAQTATCDEFTTTTQVTIVEAPTATISYPTPLCSNGTTAQVTQTGTTGGTYTSTAGLVIDPATGEINIAASTIGTYDVTYTIAATADCAAFSTQAQVVITAAATATINYPSSPFCSNETTGTVTQTGDTGGVYSSTTGLSIDAATGAVDIAASTPGTYTVTYTIAQTATCDEFTTTAQVTIVEAPSGTISYTTPLCSNGTTAQVTQTATAGGTYTSTAGLIIDPATGEINIAASTPGTYDITYTIAATADCAAFSTQAQIVITQIATATIDYGTGPFCSNGGVISVTQTGTTGGSYTSSTGLSINGTTGDIDLGASTAGTYTVTYTIAATGGCDPVTATASVTVTALPVAAFTYSPAIVCQNVANVAVTLGGGSTAGTFTSGPGLTIDPVTGAITPGTSTPGTYIVTNTIAAANGCPAVSDTFTVTINAAPVATFNYTASPYCKDDGTASPTLNGVAGTFSSTAGLVINASTGQVDLAMSEPGTYTVTNTIAASTECPSFFETATITVIANPDVFVEQGCDGNNYVLEVNFDNDDVYTEDTVTFSWIDPSGNTLTQTGREVIVTATGTYNVIVTPNAAGACAVTVPVQVDNTTCMVQRGISPNNDGKNDTFNLSALDVTKISIFNRYGQEVFSYGAYTDQWHGQGKGGDELPTGTYFYSFERANGEKATGWVYINREEN; encoded by the coding sequence TTGAGTGGCAAATTGTGGTGCAGCCACAAGGGGGGCGGAATACCACAGGGCACAGGTATAACTACGGATAACAATACAGCGTATCTTGCTGATGGGCTTCAGGAAGCTACACCTTATGAATACTGGATACGTAATAATTGTAATAACGGTACCTTTAGTGCATGGGCAGGGCCATACCTGTTCTCAACAACACAGGTGCCTGCAATATTAAACTACAGCCAGGACTTTGAAACATTGCCATCAGGCTTTTCATTTATAAGCGGAACGCAGCCTAACAAGTGGGTTGTTGGCAATGCCACAAGTAACGGAGGCACAAATGCTCTTTATATATCAAATGATAATGGCGTAACAAATGCTTATACAGAAACAACTACATCTATAGTACATGCTTATCGGGATATTCAAATCCCGGCGGTGCTGGGCGCATCAAATGAAATAAGTGTTGCTTTTGACCTGAAGGGTATTGGAGATGCAAATGATTATTTGAGGGTGTGGCTTGTGCCAACAAATTACACTATTCCGGCTACAGGTATAACCGCACTTGCCAACCAGCGTATAAAGCTAGGCCCGGATTATTTCAATAATACTGCATGGACGAATATTGAATACACACAAAACGTACAGCCATTTGCCGGACAAATAATGAGGCTTGTATTTGAGTGGCGTAACAATGCTACTGTAGGCAATCAGCCTCCAGCGGCGATTGATAATCTTAATGTAAGATTAATTTTATGTGCAAAACCAAGTAACCTGCAGGCAACAAACCCTACAATAAACTCTGTTAATCTTACATGGAACGCACCGGCAAACGGTGGCGCTGAATCGTATGACTATTACTATTCTACATCGCCTGTTCCTCCAACTGATGCAACTCCGGAAAACGGAAATACTGCAAACCTTTTTGCAAACCCTACAGATCTTGTGGATGCTTCTACATATTATGTATGGGTACGCAGCGTATGTAGCGGTACAAACGGCAAAAGCCTTTGGTTTGGCCCGGTTATGTTTATGACTCCGCAAATTCCGGCTACCCTAAATTACAGCGAAGGTTTTGAAGGTACAACTTCAAGCTTCAGCTTTGTAAACGGTAACTTCGTAAATAAATGGGCTGTTGGCTCTGCAACTGCAAACGGAGGTACAAAATCATTGTATATATCTAATAACAACGGTACAGACAATGCTTATACCACCACAACAACCACTACTACCGTTTTTGCTTATCGCGACTTTACAATACCGGCTACACTGCCTCACAATGAGATTGATGTAAGCTTTGACTGGAAAGGTGCAGGCGAGAGTACATTTGACTATTTGAGGGTTTGGATTGTTCCTGTAACATTTAACCCGACAGCAGGTACGCAAATAACTGCATCTGCGGCCCAGGGCAGGGTACAAATTGGCGGAAACTTTAACCAGAACACTAACTGGACAACAGTTCTAAATACACTTAACGTTCAGCAATACCTTGGCACAACAAGACGTATTGTATTTGAATGGCGTAATGACGCTACTGATGGCGCCCAGCCGCCAGCAGCGGTTGATAATATCAATATTAAGATTGTAACTTGTAAAAAACCTACAAACCTTGCTGCACCGCTTGCTACAATAACGCAGACTACTGCACAGCTAAGCTGGGTTGACCCGAACGGCGCTACAGAATGGGATATTTTTATATCTCCGGTAATAGGCGGTACGGCACCAACTGAAGCTACACCGGGAATAGATGTAACAGGTGGCTTACCTACCTATCCTGCAGATGGCCTTACGGCCGGTACGCAGTATAACTTCTGGGTACGTGCTGTATGTGGCGGTACAAATGGCATCAGCCAATGGGCAGGTCCATTCCAATTCTCTACCAAAATTGCGAATGATGAATGCGACCAAGCCATTACGCTTACAGTAAACCCTGACTCTCTTTGTGGTGTTACTACATTAGGAACTATAAATGGTGCAACAGCATCGCCACAGCCAAACTCTTGTACAGGTACTGCGGATGATGATGATGCATGGTTCCAGTTTACAGCAACTCATGATGAACATTATATTGCACTTCTGGACACGAATGGGCCTAACGGTACAAGATTATCAACAGATGATTTAATTTTTGCTGTATATAGTGGTGATTGTACTACAGGGCTTACGCAAGTAAGCTGTAGTCCTGATAATAACAGGATAATTCCGAACCTTATACCTGGCCAAACATATAAAGTTAGGATATACAGTGCCGGTACAACGCCGCGCAACTGGTCATTCAGGATATGTGTGGGTGTAGTATTTAATTGTGAGGATAACTCTTCGACTTTCTGCGCTGGTCCTGATTCACCTCCGTTCCAGTTCCTTGGTTCTGTGGGTGTACCAAACCTTGGCACAAGAAACTGTCTTTCAACTACACCAAACCCTACTTTCTTTACGGTTAAAGTACTTACTCCAGGTCCGCTTCAGTTTACAGTATCTCAAACACTTATAGGTGGTGGCGGTATAGATGTTGACTTTATTGCTTACGGTCCGTTTACAGGCCCTACAGCAGGCTGCGCAGCAGGCTTGATTCCTGCTAATGTTAAAGACTGTAGTTATTCAACAGCTGCAGTAGAGCAGATAGATATACCTAACGCACTGCCAGGACAGTGGTATACAATTATGGTTACTAACTTTAATGGTGGCCGTAGTACAGTAAACTTTACACAAAACACTAACCCAGGTTTTGCCCAGTCTGACTGTAATGCCATATGTACAGTTGACCTTGGCCCTGACGAAATACTTTGTGGTATACCTTCAAAAGTGCTAACAGCTACCGTTATTGATGCTGACGGTTATAAGTGGTTCTTAGGCACTGAAGAAATTATAGGTGCCACATCATCAACCTACACCGCAACACAAACAGGTATCTACAAGGTTATTGTTGATAAGCCGGAGTGTTTATCAGTAATTACAGATGAAATCAGCCTGACGTTTGGCCCTGCGGTTAACCTGCCGACCCAAATCACTGCATCTGTATGCGGAGCAGGCGGTACTGCAAGTGTATTGCTTCCAACTTTCAACAACACAGTATTGGGCTCGCTTGACCCTTCACAATATGTTGTTGAATATTATCTGACCCAGGCAGCAGCAAATGCGGGTACAGCCCCTCTAGATCCTGCTATTGCCGTTACGCTCACCGGCCAGTCACTATTTGTAAGAGTAGAGAGCGCCATAGCAGCTACATGTTTTGATACGTCCGAGCTTGTTGTAAATATTGTTACTGCCCCTGCTGCTACCATATCTTATACAGGTTCTCCTTACTGCTCAAACGAAGCTACAGGAACTGTAACACAAACCGGTAACGTAGGAGGTGTTTACTCATCAACAACAGGACTTTCAATTAATGCTTCTACTGGTGCTATAGATATAGCTGCCAGCACACCGGGCACATATACTGTTACATATACAATTGCACAAACAGCTACCTGTGATGAATTTACAACAACTACCCAGGTAACTATAGTAGAAGCCCCAACGGCTACAATTAGCTATCCTACACCATTGTGCAGTAACGGTACAACGGCTCAGGTAACACAAACAGGTACTACTGGCGGTACATATACATCTACTGCTGGCCTTGTGATAGACCCTGCTACAGGTGAAATCAATATAGCGGCAAGTACAATCGGAACGTATGATGTAACGTATACCATAGCAGCTACAGCAGATTGTGCTGCATTTTCAACACAGGCGCAGGTTGTTATAACCGCAGCTGCTACGGCTACTATCAATTATCCATCATCGCCATTCTGTTCAAATGAGACTACAGGAACAGTGACACAAACAGGTGATACAGGAGGTGTTTACTCATCAACAACAGGACTTTCAATTGATGCGGCTACAGGCGCTGTTGATATAGCTGCCAGTACACCGGGTACATATACTGTTACATATACAATTGCCCAAACAGCTACCTGTGATGAATTTACAACAACTGCTCAGGTAACTATAGTTGAAGCTCCGTCAGGAACAATTAGCTATACCACACCATTGTGCAGTAACGGTACAACGGCACAGGTAACGCAAACTGCTACTGCAGGCGGTACCTATACATCTACTGCAGGCCTTATAATAGACCCTGCTACAGGTGAAATTAATATAGCGGCAAGTACACCTGGAACATATGATATAACCTATACCATAGCAGCCACAGCAGATTGTGCTGCGTTTTCAACACAAGCACAAATAGTTATTACACAAATCGCTACAGCTACTATTGATTATGGTACTGGTCCATTCTGTTCAAACGGTGGTGTTATTTCGGTAACACAAACAGGGACCACAGGAGGTTCATATACATCTTCAACCGGCCTGTCAATCAATGGCACTACAGGTGATATTGACCTTGGTGCAAGCACTGCAGGTACATATACTGTAACATACACTATTGCTGCAACCGGAGGATGTGACCCTGTTACAGCTACCGCTTCAGTAACAGTTACTGCGCTTCCTGTAGCGGCATTTACCTATAGCCCTGCTATTGTATGCCAAAATGTGGCAAACGTAGCTGTAACGTTGGGTGGCGGCTCTACTGCGGGTACATTTACTTCAGGCCCTGGCCTTACTATTGACCCTGTAACCGGCGCAATCACTCCGGGTACAAGTACACCGGGTACATATATAGTTACAAATACTATTGCTGCAGCAAATGGCTGTCCTGCTGTATCAGATACATTTACGGTAACAATCAATGCCGCTCCGGTTGCAACATTCAATTATACAGCATCGCCTTATTGTAAAGATGATGGCACTGCATCACCAACACTTAACGGTGTTGCAGGTACATTCTCTTCAACAGCAGGGCTTGTTATAAACGCTTCAACAGGCCAGGTTGACCTTGCAATGAGCGAGCCTGGTACATATACAGTAACTAATACCATAGCAGCTTCTACAGAATGTCCTTCATTCTTTGAAACAGCAACAATTACAGTAATTGCAAACCCTGATGTTTTTGTAGAGCAGGGTTGTGATGGTAACAATTATGTACTTGAAGTTAACTTTGACAATGATGATGTTTATACTGAAGATACGGTAACCTTCTCTTGGATTGACCCTTCAGGCAACACGCTTACCCAAACAGGGCGTGAGGTTATTGTTACTGCAACCGGCACTTATAATGTTATTGTTACCCCTAATGCTGCGGGCGCTTGTGCTGTAACAGTACCGGTTCAGGTAGATAATACAACCTGTATGGTACAGCGCGGTATATCGCCGAACAATGACGGTAAGAACGACACATTTAACCTGTCAGCGCTTGATGTTACCAAGATAAGCATCTTTAACCGCTACGGTCAGGAAGTGTTTAGTTACGGTGCGTATACAGACCAGTGGCATGGCCAGGGCAAAGGCGGTGATGAGCTTCCTACGGGAACTTATTTCTACAGCTTTGAGCGTGCCAACGGAGAGAAAGCCACAGGATGGGTTTACATTAACCGTGAAGAGAACTAA
- a CDS encoding type IX secretion system membrane protein PorP/SprF: MKKLYFAALAALGFFAEGYSQQDPHYTQYMYNMNVINPAYAGSKENLAFGLLYRKQWVDIEDSPTTMTFSGHSPVGKNVGLGLSVVNDKIGPVEETNFYGDFSYTLNLGGEHRLALGIKAGLTLHDVGLYTDIGQNNVPDANDPAFSENTNNTYFNVGAGFFYYTENYYVAFSVPNMLKSKHLDITDNGQERQFGSETQHYFLTAGYVFQLNDNIKFKPSGLLKSAFGVSPSFDVSANFLFYERFEIGATYRIDDSFGAMVNYAITPNLRIGYAYDHIVSDLNVTTPSSHEVMLLFDLNFPKKVSRSPRYF; the protein is encoded by the coding sequence ATGAAGAAACTATATTTTGCAGCATTGGCTGCGTTGGGTTTTTTTGCTGAGGGATATTCCCAGCAGGACCCTCACTACACGCAGTACATGTACAACATGAACGTCATCAACCCGGCCTATGCGGGCTCGAAGGAGAATTTAGCCTTTGGCCTGTTATACCGCAAGCAGTGGGTAGACATAGAAGACTCACCCACCACTATGACCTTTTCGGGCCACAGCCCGGTAGGCAAGAATGTAGGCTTAGGCTTATCGGTAGTAAACGATAAGATAGGCCCGGTGGAGGAGACCAATTTTTACGGCGATTTCAGCTACACGCTGAACCTTGGAGGTGAGCACCGCCTGGCCCTGGGGATCAAGGCAGGCTTAACGCTTCATGATGTAGGCCTGTATACCGATATCGGGCAGAACAACGTACCCGATGCCAATGACCCGGCTTTCAGCGAGAACACCAACAATACCTATTTCAACGTAGGGGCAGGCTTTTTCTATTATACAGAGAATTACTATGTAGCCTTCTCGGTGCCGAACATGCTCAAGAGCAAGCACCTTGACATAACCGACAACGGGCAGGAGAGGCAGTTCGGCTCAGAGACCCAGCACTACTTCTTAACGGCGGGTTATGTATTCCAGTTGAATGACAACATCAAGTTCAAGCCATCAGGATTGCTCAAGTCAGCCTTTGGCGTTTCGCCGAGCTTTGACGTATCGGCCAACTTTTTGTTCTATGAGCGTTTTGAGATAGGGGCCACCTACAGGATAGATGACAGCTTCGGCGCGATGGTAAACTACGCCATCACCCCGAACCTGAGGATAGGTTATGCGTATGACCACATTGTGTCAGACCTGAACGTGACCACGCCATCGTCACACGAGGTGATGCTGCTGTTCGACCTGAACTTCCCGAAGAAAGTATCCCGTTCACCACGTTATTTCTAA